A window of the Eleutherodactylus coqui strain aEleCoq1 chromosome 8, aEleCoq1.hap1, whole genome shotgun sequence genome harbors these coding sequences:
- the RNF25 gene encoding E3 ubiquitin-protein ligase RNF25 — MAEEQEDGSLSQELEVLQSIYLDELEVSQEDQLVLRITLHPTTGDDAESQYVRLTLQLSLPPMYPDEPPEIRVTNPRGLCDEQIESIISTLQTTAVQSVGYPILYALIEKGKEMLTCSNLPRGHCVICLYEFQEDDCLTKTPCFHHFHSYCLGCYAKHYLDSNQGEELVACPVCRESLTCDFNKLQATKPPQHPEEQYIPDSLTLQKEKELRQVYERQLANGGIIDIEAEKNRFFISIQETPASEPEYQVLQADGVSAQQTNPGAETRLDPTPHPIVSNPHVGGHKPGMKTHPCGNRPCRTDHPDGQPWRDRGWTARGRRRPDTRRVWREQAASKNEQTVRGRVMGQSCRSSGTVQAASRDSSEGASGQKSDL; from the exons GTCTCTCTCCCAGGAACTTGAAGTCCTTCAGTCCATTTATCTTGATGAGCTGGAAGTCTCTCAGGAGGACCA ATTGGTGCTGAGGATCACTTTACATCCGACCACTGGTGATGACGCTGAGAGTCAGTATGTGCGACTGACCCTTCAGCTCTCCCTCCCACCTATG TATCCAGATGAGCCACCTGAGATCCGTGTGACCAACCCCCGTGGCTTGTGCGATGAGCAGATAGAGAG TATTATTAGCACTCTTCAGACAACTGCTGTACAGTCAGTGGGATATCCGATTCTCTATGCACTTATTGAG AAAGGGAAAGAGATGCTGACCTGCAGTAATCTTCCTCGGGGCCACTGTGTCATCTGCCTCTATGAGTTTCAG GAAGACGACTGCCTTACGAAGACGCCATGTTTTCATCACTTCCACTCATACTGTCTGGGATGCTATGCAAAGCATTATCTGGATAGCAACCAAGGAGAG GAACTTGTTGCGTGTCCGGTTTGTCGTGAAAGTCTGACTTGTGACTTCAACAAGCTTCAGGCAACTAAACCACCTCAGCATCCAGAG GAGCAATATATTCCAGACTCGCTCACATTACAGAAGGAGAAAGAATTGCGGCAGGTTTATGAGCGTCAATTGGCTAATGGAGGAATAATTGACATTGAAGCTGAAAAAAATCGCTTTTTTATCAGTATCCAAGAG ACTCCTGCCAGTGAACCTGAATACCAAGTGCTACAGGCGGATGGAGTCTCTGCCCAACAGACCAACCCAGGTGCAGAAACCAGGCTGGACCCCACTCCTCATCCCATTGTCTCTAACCCGCATGTAGGAGGACACAAGCCTGGCATGAAAACACATCCGTGTGGAAACAGGCCTTGCCGTACTGACCACCCAGATGGCCAGCCTTGGCGAGATAGAGGATGGACAGCTCGTGGCAGGAGGCGACCGGACACTCGTAGAGTCTGGAGGGAACAGGCTGCTTCCAAGAATGAGCAAACAGTCAGAGGGAGGGTGATGGGGCAAAGCTGCCGAAGCAGCGGGACTGTCCAGGCAGCTTCCAGGGACAGCAGTGAGGGTGCATCAGGTCAGAAATCTGATCTCTAA